The Vidua macroura isolate BioBank_ID:100142 chromosome 4, ASM2450914v1, whole genome shotgun sequence genome window below encodes:
- the LOC128806526 gene encoding maestro heat-like repeat-containing protein family member 6 — protein MIAAPTMDFFKETAVPSQQRVPAKVKDIHQSLLSHVSADARLQRDIVRLAEEHPADVVLTLLRCAPTCDRAAAMMWRAIGSSGPAVEKVLPTLLCVMEDWPQHRMCTSDGDNEDVFALAATLVIWVIVPVYNKAMIPFTVRLFVALLFHVAIATQQMPPEEVANFWRACREEHRLPSEPNRFAVQAMKALLYRLPCDKLVMAMERKRGWDTLLRAHTQHYAVGLLAREMRRVSILFCSCIAPHVLWHLSREEPCWDLPALAFLVEVLDCLDFSKYGGSVLKIVSRHLQSECSQRRRLALRGLVLLSKDPSMAGRMCSLSCSLLELLRDADGEVVSMRLRVLMNVLPHHGILRSSIIAPKLAEVLLLLFDHKNSHVQLLCIQLFCKLMELVADEGKKPLKTIVIKSLYTLLIYCHDDNWHVAKASRETLHCAAKFLMRRDLEQLVEKEQLSKFVKCLLAEDRIRAAEHLRRALPYLQSPEEPLREAALSFMGMDEFPMMRGQQEELHALSQGAPGRADAGHNSCSFSPLPASR, from the exons ATGATTGCTGCTCCCACTATGGATTTTTTCAAGGAGACTGCTGTTCCTTCTCAGCAGCGG gtgccagccaaggtgaagGACATCCACCAGAGTCTCCTGTCCCACGTCTCTGCggatgccaggctgcaaagggacattgtgaggctggctgaagaacaccctgctgacgtggtgctgaccctcctgcgctgtgccccaacatgtgacag agcagctgcaatgATGTGGAGAGCCATAGGCTCATCGGGCCCAGCAGTGGAGAAAgtgctgccaacactgctctgtgtgatggaggactggccACAGCACAGAATGTGCACCTCCGATGGGGACAACGAGGATgtttttgccctggct gcaactcTGGTGATCTGGGTGATCGTGCCCGTGTACAACAAGGCGATGATCCCTTTTACTGTGCGAttgtttgtggctctgctcttccATGTTGCCATCGccacacagcagatgccaccagAGGAAGTTGCTAACTTCTGGAGGGCGTGCCGGGAGGAACACCGCCTTCCCAGCGAGCCCAACAG gtttgcagtgcaggccATGAAGGCTCTGCTCTACCGACTGCCGTGTGACAAGCTGGTGATGGCTATGGAGCGCAAGCGTGGCTGGGACACGCTGCTGCgtgctcacacccagcactatgccgtgggtctgctggccag ggAGATGCGCCGTGTCTCAAtccttttctgttcttgcaTCGCACCCCACGTGCTCTGgcacctcagcagggaggagccgtgctgggatctgcctgccctggcattccttgtggag gtcctgGATTGCCTGGACTTCAGTAAATATGGTGGCAGCGTCCTGAAGATCGTGTCAAGGCACCTCCAGAGTGAATGCAGTCAGAGGCGTCGCCTGGCACTCAGAGGCCTCGTGCTGCTCAGCAAGGATCcctcgatg GCCGGAAGGATGTGCAGTCTGTCTTGCAGccttctggagctgctgagggatgCAGATGGAGAGGTGGTCAGCATGAGGCTCCGTGTGCTCATGAATGTGCTCCCGCACCACGGCATCCTGCGATCCAGCATCATTGCCCCAAAGCTGGCTgaggtgctcctgctgctctttgaccaC aAAAACAGCCACGTGCAGTTGCTCTGTATTCAGCTCTTCTGTAAGCTGATGGAATTGGTAGCGGATGAGGGGAAAAAGCCCCTGAAGACAATTGTGATCAAGAGCCTGTACACACTTTTAATCTACTGCCATGATGACAACTGGCATGTGGCAAAG gcctctCGGGAAACGCTGCATTGTGCGGCCAAGTTCCTGATGAGGAGAGATCTCGAACAGCTGgtggagaaggagcagctgtcAAAGTTTGTCAAGTGCCTG ctggcagaggacaggatccgagcggccgagcacctgcgccgggccctgccctacctgcagagcccagaggagcccctgcgagaggcggccCTCAGCTTCATGG GGATGGACGAGTTTCCCATGATGAGggggcagcaggaagagctcCACGCCCTCAGTCAGGGcgctccaggcagagctgacGCTGGGCACAATTCTTGTAGCTTcagccctctccctgcctctagatag